The DNA segment CAGTATTTAAGGTGTGCAAGGATAAAGCTAAATGCAAAAGGATGTAAATTAAGACTTTTATCGTAAGTGATAATGTGTAATGATTATATTATATGTGAAAAGGAGGAAATATTTTATGAATATGAAGAAATGTACGTATGTAGCTATATTAACACAAGATTTAGAATGTGGAGGTTATTGTATTACATTCCCTGATTTTAAAGGATGTATAACAGAAGGTGATGACATAGCAGACGCTTATTATATGGCACATGATGCACTAGAATTGCATTTAACAGGTATGTTAGAAGATGGAGATGAAATACCTTCACCAACAGATTTAAAAGATATTGAGTTGGACAAAGGTCAATATACTATGGTAGTACAAGTTGAAATATAGGAGGAGTTACAATGAGTAAAAAATATAAAGGTTGGGAAATTCTTAAAATGACAGAGGAAAGAAAGTTTAAGGAAGGAGATAGAATAGCGGTAAACGATGTAGTTTACTTTACATTCAATGGTAGTTATGCGTGGTTAGATAGAGATAAGCATGTAGTAGGAATATCAAGCTTTACTTTAGCAAATTTTGAAATAATCCAAAAGGCAGTAGATTTTATGGAGGCATTAAACAGTGGTAAAAATTGCTGGGTGGAACATCCATATATATCTTGGGTTGAATGTTTGGATTGTGACGGTCGTACAAAGAGATGTTTTGAAATCCTAATACAAAAACAGCCTCAGTCTATTAAAGATGTATTACGAGTTTTGTCATATAAATGTAGTGATAATAAATCATTCGTGGAAATAATAAATGATGGAGAGTGGTATATAGAAGAATAAATAAGTACATAAATTGGAGTTTTTATAATTATATGGGAGACAGTGGTTATAACCACATTTTAATAATGCTATACAGTTAATATGTAAAAATAAACTTTGATTATAATTTAAATGTTATTATATTGGGTAAAAATAGAAGATTTCACGATGAGGATTAAGAAAGTAGTTATAATACAACAAATATAAATAAGTGCTATAAATAAAACAACTTGAATATTTGGTGATAAAACTTTAATATTAAAGTAATATGGTAGCATTTACAATAAATAATTGGTAATAAAATAAATGACATCATATTTTTTAACAAAATCAGTATAAAAAAGAACAACGATAATATTTGCAATACGACGAGGGGGTGATAATATGATGAAACATTTGTTAATGAAAGGTTCTTATACTTATTGGGAGGTGATTATATTAAAAAATAGTTTAATTAGTACAATTAAAAGACTAGAAAGATATCCTATAATAAATGTTGAAATCAAAAATACGTTAAGAAATTTAAAACCATATGTAAAAGAATATGATAATGTTTTAAGCTCAATGTCAGTTACAGATTGTATAGAGGACAGGGAAATAGTAATAGGCTTTAATAAGACAAGCCAATGTATTGGTAATATAAATAATGTGTTGAATAATACTCATTTATTATAAGGGGGGAATAAAACAATGTCAAATGAAATTTTTAAAAAACAATTTGGAGAACTATATGACTTATCTATAATTAAATATGAATGTGGTAAGGGTTTACTTTCAAACGATAATAATGAATATAGCGTTAATTGGGAATTAAATATGGATATAAAAGGGGATATTACTTTGATGGTCTGTTTAAATCAAAGAATAAAATATTCAACTACAAATGAGTTTATTAAGTATAATTTAATAGGTACTACATTAAACAATACATGGAAAGTTTTAGCTAAAGATATAATGTTTAATATATGTGAAGTTGAAATTAATGAATGTAAATATAAATTAACAGGAAGCCCCAAAACTGTAGATTTTGTTAAAATTAAAAATAATTTTATTAAAAAAAATAATAAAATTAGATTAAAGGCAGGGATAAATAATTTTAAGTTCGCAGGACTAGAATATTCAAATAATAATGGTAGATATATTAGAGATAAATTTAAGGTAGATATAAATGAAACAGAAGTCTATTTTAAATTGAAAGAAAATATAAAGCAAATCGAACAATTTATAGAAGGACACAGAATTGAGTCAGCAGTAATGTCGTATATATGTTTTGATATCGAGCAAAATTATAATATAGAAGATATAGAAAAATTTTTGTCAGATATTTCATGGTTTCTTTCTTTAATCACATTAAATACAACGTTTGTTCCTTATATAGAAATTTATAATAATGATGAAATTATATATAAAAGATTAAAAAATGATATATTAAAGTATAGGTACAGTAAAAATGAAATTATAGATAATTTTAATATTAAGAATGGTATAAAAAATATATTTAATGAAAATTTTAATCATTATGTAGAAATAAAAGATTGTTTAAAGTTGCCTGAATTTATAAATACTTTATTAAAAATAGAAAATGAAGATATAATAGAGTTTAAATTAGTATTTTTAATATTAGCATATGAACAAATATTAACAAATTATTTATTAAGTGAAAATGCAATAAAGGAAAAAGAAATAGAAAAACTTAGCATCGAGGACAAAATAAAAAAAGTCAATGGGATATTAAGATTTATACATAGCAAAAATCAAGGAAGTGATTTGAGAAGTGGCGTGAGAAATCCATTATTTCATACGGGTTTGTTAACATTACTTAAATTTGATGAAAGGATAGATATCTTTAATAAATATTATGATATGATATTTAAAATAATATTTAAAATTATAGGATATAAAGGAGAATATATCGAAAGAATCGAACATAGTGTAGTAGATTTTAAATAAAAAATAACGTTATTAATTATCCTTATATATAAGATGTTGTATCATTTATATATAAGGATATAAAAACTTGATTTTATAATAAATAAAAATAAATTAAATTATTTTCAAATAAGTATTGACAAGTAAAAGCAAGCATGGTAATATATACTTGTAGCAAGGAAGAGGTACAGAAAAACAACAAGTAAAAATATATTACATATAAGGGAGATAGCAATATGAAAACTTTAAGATGCATTAAAGAAGCCGAAGGATTTACAGTAAGACAAGAATACAAATGTTTAGGACTAGATGAATTTGGATTCGGCAAGAAAATTATAAACGACAACAATGAAGAAATAGTTATGAATTTAGATAGTGTAAAAGAGTATTTTCAAGAGGTATAAAATGAGGATAAATAATTTTATTCTCAGTATTAAACAAAGATTAATTAAAATAAAATAAAATCAATATATGAAAGGCAAAGGTGAATTAATATGACAAACATAAAAAGATTATCAAACAAAGAAATGAGAAAAGCTGATGAGTTTACAAAAGCAATATTTAATGGAGATGAAAATTTATTAGGAAGTTTATTAGGACTTAAACCAATAGTAATAGGAAGCCAAGAAAGTATCTTAAAAGACTTACGTAACAATTGGGGCGATTTATCCAAATATATAGAAAAATTATCAACAAAGGTTGAAGAAAGTAAATTACATAAAGAAGAAAATATTAAAGAGAAGGATCGTCAAGTACAAATAGGAGATGAAGTTTTAATATTAGATAGTCCTGAAGGTATTAAGAATGTAAAAGGAACTATAGTTGATGAGGTAAAGGGAACTGCACAATTCTTAATCAAACTAAGCGAATTAAATGCCTTATATGTGGATAAAGATAAGGTTAAAGTTATTAAAAAGAAACAAAATATAGAAGAGATCAACATATTAAAAGAAAAAATTCAAAAATTAAAAGATTGTAAAGATGTTTTAATAGATGAAATACGATATACAACAGAACAAATTAAAGACCTAGAACAAAGTAAAGAAAACATCCAACAACACCTTAAACAAACCACTAAGAATATGGAACACTATAAGCAACAGCTTGAACAGCTAGAAGGTGTAAACAATGAAATTTAAAACTAGAGATTTAGTAGTAGTTAAAGATGTAGGCGTAGATCATTTAAGGCAGTATAAAGACATGTGTGGTGAGATTATTAGTTGGATTAAAACTAAAGGGGAAATTAAATATAAGGTTAGAATTTACTATTTACAGGATTGGGAAACGGCTTATTTTAAGAAAGATGAGTTGGAGTTGTTGGATACGAAAGGAAAGTAAGTGATTATTAATTAAAAAATAAAATACTATTCATTGTGAGTGAAAAGTAAATAAGGATAGTGTACTATTAAAAGTATATATTTAAAAATGAATAGGAGATGTTTTATTATGTGTGTTATTAGTAAAAAAGATATGAAAAACAGCAAGTTTATGAGTTTGATATTAAGGCATAAGCCACAAGAAGCTAATCTAATTTTAGATGAATATGGATATGCGAACATAAGTGATTTAATAAAAGGTATGAGAGATAAAGGTTATAAAATTACTATAGAGGATGTTGAAAGAATTGTAAGAGAAGATAATAAGAAGAGGTATTCTTTTAATTCTGATAATACTAAAATTAGAGCTAACCAAGGACACTCTATTAGAGTAAATCTGGAGTTGCAATCTATACAACCTCCTAGTGTTTTGTATCATGGAACTTCGATAAGATTTAGAGATAACATATTGAAAGAAGGAGTTAAAAAACAGAGTAGACAATATGTTCATTTATCTAGTGATATTGATACAGCTATTAATGTAGGTAAGAGACATGGAAGTCCGATAATATTTTTAATTAATAGTAAAGAAATGTTTGAGGACGGCTATAAATTTTATTTATCGGAAAATAAAGTGTGGCTAACAGATTATGTTCCTATAAAGTATATAAAAATAATTAATTGAAGTTTAAATTATATAAAAGTAGGTGATAAAAATATATAGTGATACTGTAGAATGTCCTTATTGTGGATATAAGAATAACATGACAGACGCATTATGTGACGGATTGTGTGATGACAATACTTTAGATTGGGAATGTGAGAATGAGAATTGTGGCAAAGAGTTTGAGATATACGTTGAATTTGAGCCTACATATAATGCGAAAAAGATAGAATATGTAACATGTGATTCATGTGGTAGTACCGTAAGAGATAGTGAAGCATCTATATATGGAAGAACTAACCCATTTCCAAACAGATTTAAAGCACAAGGTCTAAAATTATGTCATAGTTGCTATTGTAGGGAAATGGTTAAAGAATTAGAAGGAGATGATTAGATGGTTAAGAAATATTTATTATTGTGCAACAGACATAACAGTATATATGGAGATAGTTGGTGTTTATTCTGGGGTTGTAGAGATGAAGAGAGTGGATACACTTCTGATATAAGAATAGCTCATAGATTTAATGAAGAAGAAATTGAAGAATTTAAAGGCAGAATAGATGATATTCCAATACCAATAGATAAGTTAGGATTGTCAGAAAATTATATAAGTGAGGAAGATTATAATAAAAACATTAGGGTTATGATTGAGAAGGGAACGTTAAATAAGGTATTGGGATTAGATTTAAAAAGAATATAAGATTTAATTAAAGGTGGTTAAATGAGAAAAGGGATGATATGGTCACAATTACAAGTAATTAAACATCAGATACATGACGATACAAAACCATATAAAAATGACTGTCACACAAATAAATGTTTAATTAAAGATAAAATATGCTTGGTTAGAAACAATAGTTTAAAAATTTTAAACTATATGAAATGGAGTGATATTAATGTATTGGAATGTAGTTAAAAGAGAAGTGGAGACCAACGAATATGTAAAAATAGTTAAATCATATCCTTGTTTTGGAAGGACAGATATTGATATAAAATATAAAGCAGAATCTAAAACGAGGCTTCTAAATTTATTAAGATATATAAATAATAAATATTATTATGTAGTAGAATTTGATTTTGAATAGATTATAAAAAGAAGGTGAAGTAAATGGACGAATGGACTTTATTAAAATGTTTAAGATGTGATTTCCCATTTATAGTACATTCGAAAGAATATATAGAAGTTATAAATAGTAAATATCCATTTATGTATTGTCCTAAATGTGGTAAAGAGAATAATGTAAGTAAAGATTGTTTTCAAGAACATATAGAATTACCATTAACAGTTAAAAAGGTAATGAAATATGTGGTTAGTAAGAAATAATATAAGAAAGAAATGAGGGACTAATTATGATGAAAGCAACACCAAAGTTTGACGAAGAATCGCAGAAATGGGTGATTAATGTTGAGATAGAAGAAGGTGAGGTTTTACCTGTAGGGAAAACAATAAATGATAAGATGGGAATATGGGAAACTTCAAAATGGAACAGTAAAGAATTAGCCGAAAAATGGGTTAAGGCAAAACCTCAAATATTAACCTTGGGATATTAGTTCACAAAAATAGTAAATTGTGAAGTGAATTTTAAGTTAAAGGAGGATAATTAATGAGTAAATATAAAGTATCAAAAAATTTTAAAATGAATATATCATTTGAAGAGTTAATTAGTTTTAATAAAATTTGTAAAATCGATACACAATCAACACATCATTTTGAAACATTTTCAGGTATTTTAATATATGTTTCACATCCAAATGATGAAGAAAAATTTACAATAGAATTAGGAGTAGACGAAGATGGAATAATGTATGAAGGTGATTATGGTTGCGAAGATAAATTTGAAGAAATCCCAATAGAAGAAGGACTAAAGATTTTAAGTAAATATAGAGAGATTATGGTTGGTAAACAAGATTTAGAATGCTTGTTATCTTGTAACAAAATAGATAACAACATTGTTAAGATTACTATTAAATAAGGCACGATATAAATTTTGGTTCGCAAAAATAAAGGGTTATATAGATAGTAGATTGGAGTGTGATAATTATGAATTATTTTAAGCATTTAAAAGCTAATTTAAGTATAAGTAAAAAATGCTTTAAAATAATCATGCATGAATTAGGGGACATGCTTGAACATCTTATACATGGAATATTCCCATTTTTGGGATGGAAGCATTAGTTCGCAAAAATAAAGTAATATGCAACAAAGCATAAATATATAAAACAATGCTTTTATTGAAATGAAAATAGATTTAAAAATATAAGAGGGGGAAATATGGATATTAAAAAGGAATTAACACCAAAGGAATATTTTGATTTGTTAAAAGAAAAGAAACATACAATTACTGATGATGAACTAGTAGAAATTTATAGTAATGGATTAGTATTGGCAAATAAATATACTATCACAGAACAAACAGCGGGATTAAAGAAATTAATATTTCACTTAGAAGCAATAGAAAAAGAAAGAGAAATAGTTAAAATGGGTATTAATACTTTTGTATATAGAGATGATGTAGATGAATACATAGATGATATAGCCAAAGATGTAGTTAAACTAATAGAGTTAGAACGATATGAAAGAGAAATTCCAGATGAAATTGTAGAGGTTATTAAAAAGACCAAAGATAAATTTGACCAATTATATATTTTGTTTACTGACTACACAGGAAAAATGGAAAGGCAAGTAGCCAAAGAACGTAGAGAGAAAGATCCTATACTATTTGGTACTTTTCAAGATGAAAATAGTAGAGCAGTTATAGATAGATTTTATTTCTTAGGAGACTGGGTAGATGAATATTGTGATTTAACATTAGACAAAATGATAAATGAATTTCAGAACAAGAAACATAAACAAATTGCTAATACGATTGATACTCCTACGAATATTGATAATCTTAAATCTTAACTATCTCAATTAGAAATTAAACAAGGGAAAGTTAGAGTTAATAATGCAAAGAAAAAAGAAGAATTATTCCATAAAGTTAGAACATTTCTAAGGGTGTAGTTGATATATGAAGGCAAATGTAGATTTAACTCAAAATAGAGATTTTAGAAATAAAAATGAGGAATTTTCAATAGCAGAATTGTTTAAAATTAATACATTACCTTGGGAGTTTAAAGGAATTAAACGAATTCTTTCAACACTAAATAAAGATAAAAAAGAATTAATATATACAGGTGATAAGCTAGAGAGACAAAGCAAAAAGCAATGTCAGCGATATATGAATCAATGCGAATGTTGTGGACGAGATTTAAGTAGAATTCCTTGGAAGCATAAGTATAAACTATGCGAGAAATGTTATGCTAGATTAGAAAACAATGAAAGGAATCATAAACCATTTTGGAGGAGTGAAAAATAGGAGGGTTATATATGAAGGTATTAACAAGTGGAGAACAATTAGAAGGAAAGAAGATAGTTTATTGTGATATTGAACACACGACAGATATTGATACTTCTATGATAATTACAGATGATAAAAGCGTTTTAATGTTTGGATTAAATTATGATAAATATACATGGTACGTATGCAATGAAAATCAAGTTATAGGTAAAATACTTAGAGACGACACTATTGGAAAAACATTAGCAGAATATGGTGTTATCACAGAAGAATATATTAGACAAATGCGAGATAAATTAGATTGTATGAAACGAAAAGTAGAGCAAGAAATGAAAAAACGAGAACTTAAAGAGGAGTATGAAAAGTATTTGCAATTAAAAGAAAAATTTGAAGTGAGTAATATACCAAATAATTAAAAATATATTATGTAATGGGAGGGGATTCTATATCCCCAACTCTTAATGCAACTTTATATTAATATCCACGTTGGTTCGTAGAGATATAATATAGAACGGTCACAAGTCCGTATAGATGCAGAGTGGGAGTAAATTTGATACAATTTTAAATTTATAGAGGAAGGGGTGTAGAGATATTTCATATTCTTTATATTTTAATAAAAAGGAAAAGGAATTAATAATCGAAGCGATTAAAAATAATCGACATATGGCATCCAAGGTTATTAATGGTAAGGTAACGTGGTTTACTACTAATATGTATATTAGTGATAGTAGAAAATTATTAAGAGAGAAAGGTAAGGAACTCCAGAAACAATGGATTGAAGAAACAGAGGAAGATTTAAGGGAGTTAAAGGAAATGAAAATTAAGACCAAATATTAAATAATAATAACAGATGATAGCTTTAAAAACTAAAACAAGTCAAGATCAAGTGCTAATTATTATTGGAATAATATAGATAGTATGGTATTATTAATATGAGAAAAATATACTGAAATATACTTGAGGAGGGATAAAATGAAGTGTTTCAATCATCCAGAAAGAGATGCCGTTGCAATCTGTAAAAGTTGTAATAAAGGTTTATGCAAAGAATGTGCTGTTGAAATAGATGCTACCATTGCTTGTAAAGGTAAATGCGAAGAAAAAGTAGCGTTTTTAAATAAAGTAGTACACGGGAATAAAAGTGTATATAATAAAACAGCGAAATCGTATTATACTATGGCGTTTGTTCAAGGTATATTTGGCTTAAGTTTCATTGGATTTGGGGCTTATAGTGAATTTCCTGAATTAAATCCATTTTTATTTATGGTAGGCGGAATAATGATACTGGCATGTGTACTAACTATATTCTCAGGTAGAAGGTTTGGAAAAAGTCAATAAGAACCCTTATATTAAGGGTTTCCTAAATTATAAATCACTATAAAAGTGCAATTTTATGTAAAGTAAAATATAACAAAAATAAATTAAAATATTTTAAAAAAGAGGTTGACAAAAATAACAATAGATGATATACTAGTAAATGTAGTAAGGAGTTAGTAACAAAACAAGAACTTACTATAAGAGTAAATTAAAAGATGATTAGATGGAGGCTGAAGATGAAAGAAAATTTAAAAGTATTTCAAACAGAAATTAATTCAATTAATGACGAAAGTATTAAGCAATTTACAGTTAAGGCATTAGAAAGTTTACCAGAATATTTTTGGGAGGTACCTGCAAGTTCAACAGGTAAATATCATCCTCAATATGCGTTAGGTGAAGGTGGATTAGTTAGACACACAAAAGGAGCTGTAAAAATTGCATTAGAATTATTTAACAATCATACAGTTCAAGATTTCACATCAATGCAGAAAGATATAATTATAAGTTCTTTATTGTTGCATGATGGATGTAAAAGTGGAATGGAAAAATCAAGGTATACCCAAACAGAACATCCATTGATAGTTGCAGATTACATATATAATAACAGTGATATTAACGGATTAATAAAGTCAGAAATTTTAGATCAAATTGTTAAAGCAATAAGAAGCCATATGGGGGAATGGAATAAGGATTATAGGACTAAAAGAGAGGTATTACCAACGCCTAAAACTAGAATGGAAAGATTTGTTCATATGTGTGATTATCTAGCTAGCAGAAAAAGTATAAACATGGAATTTTAAAAGATTATTAGCAAGTGTAAGTTAAATATAAAGTTGCACTTGCTCAATATAAGATGTTTGAAATTTAAAAAGGAATGTAAGAAATCAATCAAAAGAGCAAGACCACACCATTGAGAATTGTACTGTTAATTATTAATAAATAGAAGGGAGGAACGAAGCTTGAATAATAGTAAAGGAAGCAAGGTAGTTGTAACTGACAAAACTCAACTAATCTACTTAACTTCAAAAGGTATCAAACCAAATGATGTGAATAGAATTGGTAATCAAGTACAAGTTACATATAATTATGATGAATATTTTAAAAAAGCCAATTTAGACTTTATGACAGATAATCAATTTAAGGATTATAGAATGGCTGAAAAAACAGTAGAACAGTTATTAAGAACTACAATTTAATGTATATAAATAAATACAAATAAATTAAAATAAAATTAGAATTAAAATTTAGAATTAAAAATTAGAATTTCTCTTTAATAATAAAAAATTATAAAAATAGTCCAATGTGACTTAAAAATTAGGAGGAATTTTAATATGGCAAAGAATAATGAAAGAGTACAAGTAAAAAAAGGAACAGCAAAATTTAATTTAGTAGGAATGGCTTCAGTAAATAATTACACTTTTAAAATAGATGTTCCGAGCCAAAAATCAGATTGGATATATAACCAAATGAATTTATCAGTTGATTGTGGAGAGGGTGGCAAAATATATGCTGATATGATGGGCGGTTACGGATCAGAAAGACAGAATTTTGTATATGTACATGGTAAAAAAGAAAATGGGCAAGATGATTTTAAAAACTTCTTTACATTGGATTGGGATGATAGAAATGACGAAACTATATTAGAATCTGTTGGTGATATGTGTTTTATAACTGTAGGTTTAGAAAAGGATGTCAACAATAAAATAGTTTATAAGAAGTTTGTTTCTCAATATGATGCTGTACAATACATAAATGACAATTTAAAAGATGGCATGGTTGTTAATGTAAAAGGGAATCTTACATATTCAACGTATAATGAAAAAGTACAAGTTAAGAAGGATATAACTAGCATATGTTTATCAGAAGCAACAGAAGATAAATTTAAAGCCACCTTTACTCAAACGTTATTATTAGATGTTGATAGCGTAGGTAAAGTAGATAAAGAAACATTAACAATACCTGTTTATGCAAGAGTAGTTGATTATGTAAAAGAATATGACGGACAATTGGTTAAAACGATGTTGCCACTTGCTAAAACATTCGATATAAAAGTTAGTAAAGAAACTGTTGACAATACTAAAAAAATGCTAAAACATTTTAAGGCTAAAAAAGGCACTATTACTACGTTAACTGTAGACGGTAGATTTTCAAGAGGTGAAATTAATACAGTTACTACATCAGAAGATGATATTCCAGATGATATAAAAGATTTAATAGAATTAGGATTTATTGAAAAAGAAGAAGTGTTA comes from the Clostridium botulinum genome and includes:
- a CDS encoding type II toxin-antitoxin system HicB family antitoxin, coding for MNMKKCTYVAILTQDLECGGYCITFPDFKGCITEGDDIADAYYMAHDALELHLTGMLEDGDEIPSPTDLKDIELDKGQYTMVVQVEI
- a CDS encoding RNA 2'-phosphotransferase, which encodes MCVISKKDMKNSKFMSLILRHKPQEANLILDEYGYANISDLIKGMRDKGYKITIEDVERIVREDNKKRYSFNSDNTKIRANQGHSIRVNLELQSIQPPSVLYHGTSIRFRDNILKEGVKKQSRQYVHLSSDIDTAINVGKRHGSPIIFLINSKEMFEDGYKFYLSENKVWLTDYVPIKYIKIIN
- a CDS encoding HD domain-containing protein yields the protein MKENLKVFQTEINSINDESIKQFTVKALESLPEYFWEVPASSTGKYHPQYALGEGGLVRHTKGAVKIALELFNNHTVQDFTSMQKDIIISSLLLHDGCKSGMEKSRYTQTEHPLIVADYIYNNSDINGLIKSEILDQIVKAIRSHMGEWNKDYRTKREVLPTPKTRMERFVHMCDYLASRKSINMEF
- a CDS encoding DUF5659 domain-containing protein, which produces MNNSKGSKVVVTDKTQLIYLTSKGIKPNDVNRIGNQVQVTYNYDEYFKKANLDFMTDNQFKDYRMAEKTVEQLLRTTI